In Eupeodes corollae chromosome X, idEupCoro1.1, whole genome shotgun sequence, the following proteins share a genomic window:
- the LOC129953328 gene encoding adapter molecule Crk, with product MANFDAFDRNSWYFGPMSRQDATEVLMNERERGVFLVRDSNSIRGDYVLCVREDTKVSNYIINKIQQQDQIVYRIGDQSFEDLPELLSFYKLHYLDTTPLRRPAPRKQEKAIGKFDFESNDHDDLPFRRGEILTIIRKDEDQWWTAKNSLGQIGQIPVPYVQKYDDNSEDNSIERPNSGGSGCGNIISGTNSTSRTRVLSGGSGGGGSVGGGIAIQSSHQLGNALKKSDLNRKLPAYARVKQARVPNAYDKTALKLEVDDIIKVTKTNINGQWEGELKGKKGHFPFTHVEFIDNEMDSLKCSTSNNCSNNVPNANDWGE from the exons ATGGCGAACTTTGATGCTTTTGATCGAAATAG TTGGTACTTTGGACCAATGTCACGACAAGATGCCACTGAAGTTTTAATGAATGAACGTGAAAGAGGTGTATTTCTAGTCCGTGATAGTAACTCAATTCGAGGCGATTATGTTTTATGTGTTCG aGAAGACACCAAAGTAagcaattatattataaataaaatccaacAACAAGATCAAATAGTCTACAGGATTGGTGACCAGTCATTTGAGGATTTACCTGAGTTattgtcattttataaattacattatttgGATACAACACCGTTACGTCGACCAGCGCCAAGGAAACAAGAAAAAGCCAtaggaaaatttgattttgaaagcaAT gATCACGATGACTTACCATTCCGACGTGgtgaaattttaacaataattcgcAAAGATGAAGATCAGTGGTGGACAGCAAAAAATTCTCTGGGACAAATTGGTCAAATTCCTGTACCATATGTACAAAAG tatgaTGACAATTCTGAAGACAATAGCATAGAACGTCCAAACTCTGGAGGCAGTGGTTGCGGTAATATCATAAGTGGAACTAATTCAACCTCCAGAACGAGAGTCTTAAGTGGTGGAAGTGGAGGTGGTGGCAGTGTTGGCGGGGGTATAGCTATTCAAAGTTCACATCAGTTAGGCAATGCCTTAAAGAAGTCAGATTTAAAC cgAAAGCTACCTGCTTATGCTCGTGTGAAACAAGCTCGTGTTCCAAATGCTTATGACAAAACCGCCCTTAAATTAGAAGTCGATGACATAATTAAAGTAACCAAAACGAACATCAACGGACAATGGGAGGGTGAGCTTAAAGGCAAGAAAGGCCATTTTCCCTTTACTCATGTTGAATTCATCGACAACGAAATGGATTCGCTTAAATGCAGCACAAGTAATAATTGTAGCAATAATGTACCAAATGCCAATGATTGGGGCGAATAA
- the LOC129953364 gene encoding uncharacterized protein LOC129953364 — protein sequence MSIIKINCDLNNYYSTTSGISQRRDVAKKRLRLLVVKKKDDDDDIDVPPTTTTSTSTLPNFRIQSIIQDGDTNQQPATTTKLKTTETETAVTPRLQPLSTAANADLPYTNENYPFTPPSSSSTLTSTSSISKTKRFVTTKVFRSRFQNTLHLKLSRYLGKYLSLNCLFIIFILIELYAVRPVCGLLVLDPISLDGVANSNSDIVSSSSGMSNHHHHSHNGSSNGSSNNNAGGGGGGGHYLDKLDNLERSVAAVLIKVAYGTTSTTKRSIPDNSYVPSLTTVATPPLTTLRYLEKSAHQQQINLHHRNYELDLERDHALPTSAPNADILKSNSNPTYPNPNRHHNHDRDRHRHLLNSTPSPSLPNILKKSQPTIPMYPGDMPSYSPPARSFFTPPLPPEYQNPFADKPTLRGTNNEGVIVNTGTYINRRPIPPPSLMPGHERIPFRPPDLGGGSIAIPSNPISGDFPATSHKPQQLPLDQEVQRKKALNTPSQKVGNNRLGSGIDTYGDGAVNTVPLSEISDTIHNPRQEHLPSIRRILSGSNGRKEDIPEVLLKQVTSRPAYNPQPPSSPVVVVQTSPENMPDDNRSGNNQNPNINQSKNFDLAGGGSDSSDDIGDSNEPDDLGLDQDEPKTQPKIKMSTKSTDRPTAGGGGSKQQSQQKQHHLHQNGQSSSSSSSSTSSTTVSSATASSSSSSSSSSSSSTKHNTATWSVAWNIHVYLSVILFTILGVYSIFKMIFYNKLTHLFSQSYFICIHLILIIICSSRIFYLCYDAYNIHSTFHIFVSEILLNLPATFLTISFSVLILFLLIKSLNHKNNRYSALIRPLTVVVGSGVHVVLCITLHYVESYTTSHSQQYYYQQLYRNGLYQRVASTNNMVLQQHHLQQPLLHHHHQLTIPPPPPPRVLSLICQIIYIFICLSLGLLYLYIYRILKRILRSKSQNYIHGFQNLSYAIHITIATALLFVLLAALQIFGAISISTTRPLITSSSDMDWLQWGYQFSLRLIEIAIITLMSWVAGLKTSGGGGGAVVGVGGMGAGGGGMQREKNADSGHNVAGFFLPCTSSSSQEQFETDYPAICNANTNLHTYTLRTGKPIYDDTFALNSLGGQGSMGGGSQRNDFQLQSTNNFVRPYDTGSLQSGSGIGGHMHSRQQIDAQSGHHSDFLTETQTDHYENPNFELRSASNRIPDQHQYSDNCYSEPLNGGGSSTSGYDFSNFERPKFGGGIREGNVPAEMMIDRPMSRNNDRTSNSSRNHHRANLDRTNYENPERRSSNSTHSCTSARYATYNSFDRHGIVRKSGTLNNIGGIINGRNGSSSSAASSSSRPSGVQTLSAANHHPRGGVMNGSARILRSGVSGGAELMMIDPNHPPHSQHQRDSSEDQREMPSHPHRGGAGGGGPGGGVGGAPMKALNYYRDCQLERSNSAAVHQYILQSDDDMVIGSNAERTNLINSSGSRSGGGVDGMSMGIGPSGGGGSSGNGGGGGCSSSGITSSTSGGNLTDNGSANLVTADRGNNNCGTGTTGSSGMGSSSGESANSGSMLVAEHGFVRFRALDDINNAQGVGIHNASIRTTKTGGRSKDKQRYASNT from the exons atgtcgaTTATTAAAATCAACTGTGatctaaacaattattatagTACTACTAGTGGTATAAGTCAGCGAAGAGATGTAGCTAAAAAACGTCTCAGATTGTTAGTCGTGAAGAAAaaagacgatgacgatgatattgatgtgccaccaacaacaacaacatcaacatcaacgttACCAAACTTCAGAATACAATCCATAATCCAGGATGGGGATACAAATCAACAacctgcaacaacaacaaaactaaaaacaacagaaactGAAACGGCAGTAACCCCGCGACTTCAGCCATTATCAACAGCAGCTAATGCTGACTTACCTTATACTAATGAAAATTACCCATTTAcgccgccatcatcatcatcaacattaaCATCAACATCGTCGATATCAAAAACAAAGAGATTTGTTAcaacaaaagtttttagaagcagatttcaaaatacattacatttaaaactttcaagatATCTAGGAAAATATTTATCGTTAAACTGTCTCTTCATAATATTTATCCTAATCGAATTATATGCGGTGCGACCGGTGTGTGGGCTTTTAGTTCTTGATCCTATAAGCTTAGATGGTGTTGCAAATTCAAATAGTGATATTGTTAGCAGCAGTAGTGGGATGAGTAATCATCATCACCATTCGCACAATGGAAGTAGCAATGGTAGTAGTAACAACAATGCTGGAGGTGGTGGTGGAGGAGGTCATTATTTAGATAAATTAGACAATTTGGAACGTAGTGTGGCAGCagtattaataaaagttgcatATGGTACTACGTCCACTACAAAACGCAGCATACCCGATAACAGCTATGTACCGAGTCTTACAACAGTCGCAACACCGCCATTAACAACCTTACG ttatttagaaaaatcagCACATCAACAGCAAATAAATTTACATCATCGTAATTATGAATTAGATCTAGAACGGGATCACGCTCTTCCGACATCAGCTCCAAATGCCGATATCTTGAAAAGCAACAGTAATCCAACCTATCCAAATCCAAATAGGCACCATAATCATGACCGTGATAGGCATCGGCATCTTTTAAATTCAACACCATCGCCATCAC TACCAAATATACTGAAAAAAAGCCAACCAACTATTCCTATGTATCCTGGAGATATGCCATCGTATTCGCCACCAGCTCGATCATTCTTTACACCACCATTACCGCCAGAATATCAAAATCCTTTTGCTGATAAGCCCACATTACGAGGTACTAATAATGAGGGCGTTATTGTTAATACTGGAACTTATATCAATCGACGTCCAATTCCACCACCAAGTTTGATGCCTGGACATGAACGGATACCATTTAGGCCACCTGATTTGGGAGGTGGTTCGATAGCCATTCCAAGTAATCCAATTAGTGGGGATTTTCCAGCCACTAGCCACAAGCCACAGCAGCTACCATTAGATCAAGAGGTGCAGCGCAAAAAAGCATTGAATACGCCTTCACAGAAAGTTGGAAATAATCGACTTGGTAGCGGAATTGATACCTATGGAGATGGTGCGGTAAATACCGTTCCATTGTCCGAGATAAGCGATACCATTCATAATCCCAGGCAAGAACATCTACCTAGTATTCGCCGTATCTTATCCGGTTCTAATGGTCGTAAGGAAGATATTCCTGAGGTTCTGCTAAAACAGGTTACCTCGAGGCCGGCTTACAATCCTCAACCACCGTCATCTCCTGTAGTTGTGGTTCAGACTTCTCCAGAAAATATGCCTGATGATAACCGAAGTGGCAATAATCAAAATCCAAATATAAACCAGAGTAAGAATTTTGATTTGGCAGGCGGTGGTAGTGATAGTAGTGATGACATTGGGGATTCCAACGAACCGGATGATCTTGGGCTAGATCAAGATGAACCGAAGacacaaccaaaaataaaaatgagtacTAAGTCAACAGATAGACCAACTGCTGGTG GCGGAGGTAGCAAACAACAATCACAACAGAAGCAACATCACCTCCATCAAAACGGCCagtcttcatcatcatcgtcttcatcAACATCATCGACAACTGTTTCCTCAGCAACAGCTTCATCATCTTCGTCCTCGTCCtcatcgtcgtcttcgtcgacAAAACATAATACGGCCACCTGGTCGGTGGCATGGAATATCCATGTCTATCTTTCCGTCATTCTTTTCACCATTTTAGGCGtgtattcaatatttaagatGATCTTTTACAATAAGCTTACTCATCTCTTTAGTCAATCCTATTTCATTTGCATCCATTTGATTCTGATTATTATTTGTAGTTCGCGTATTTTCTACTTGTGCTACGACGCGTATAACATTCACTCTACATTTCATATTTTCGTATCAGAAATTTTGCTCAATTTGCCGGCAACATTTTTGACCATCTCATTTTCGGTATTAATATTGTTCCTGCTTATTAAGAGTCTTAATCACAAGAACAATCGGTATTCCGCTCTGATTCGGCCACTGACTGTAGTTGTTGGCAGTGGCGTTCATGTCGTCCTCTGCATTACACTACATTATGTCGAAAGCTACACAACAAGTCACAGCCAACAGTACTATTATCAGCAACTTTATCGCAACGGTCTCTACCAGCGAGTGGCGTCCACAAATAATATGGTTCTGCAGCAGCATCATTTACAACAACCATTGCTGCATCACCATCATCAACTAACCATTCCGCCGCCCCCACCACCGAGGGTACTCTCGCTCATATGCCAaatcatttacatttttatatgtcTCAGCTTAGGACTGTTGTACTTGTATATTTATCGAATCCTGAAAAGGATTCTCCGAAGCAAGAGCCAGAATTATATTCATGGCTTCCAAAATCTCTCATATGCTATTCACATAACAATTGCAACTGCgttattgtttgtattgttaGCAGCCTTACAAATATTCGGTGCCATAAGTATTTCGACCACACGTCCCCTAATCACATCATCATCTGATATGGACTGGCTTCAGTGGGGCTACCAGTTTTCTTTGCGTTTGATCGAAATCGCTATTATTACCCTGATGTCCTGGGTTGCTGGTTTGAAAACAAGTGGTGGTGGAGGTGGAGCAGTTGTAGGTGTCGGTGGAATGGGTGCAGGTGGCGGTGGTATGCAACGTGAGAAAAATGCGGACAGCGGGCATAATGTGGCAGGATTCTTTTTGCCTTGCACGTCGAGTTCTAGCCAAGAACAGTTCGAAACAGACTATCCTGCCATTTGTAATGCCAACACCAATTTGCATACTTATACCCTGCGTACAGGAAAGCCTATATATGATGACACATTTGCGTTGAACTCATTAGGTGGCCAAGGTTCGATGGGCGGTGGATCACAGCGAAACGATTTTCAACTGCAGTCAACGAATAACTTTGTTCGTCCTTATGACACAGGATCGTTGCAGTCAGGTAGTGGTATTGGCGGCCACATGCACTCACGTCAACAGATCGATGCCCAGAGTGGCCACCATTCTGATTTCTTGACCGAAACACAAACTGATCATTATGAAAATCCGAACTTTGAGCTGCGCTCGGCAAGTAATCGGATACCTGACCAGCACCAATATTCGGATAATTGTTATTCTGAACCTTTGAATGGTGGTGGTAGTAGCACGAGCGGCtatgatttctcaaattttgagaGGCCGAAATTCGGTGGTGGGATTCGTGAGGGCAATGTTCCAGCTGAAATGATGATCGATCGTCCTATGTCAAGGAACAATGACCGTACTTCGAATTCCAGCCGTAATCATCATCGTGCGAATTTAGATCGAACAAATTATGAAAACCCCGAGAGGCGGAGTTCAAATTCAACACATTCCTGCACTAGTGCACGATATGCAACCTACAATTCCTTTGACAGGCATGGTATTGTACGGAAAAGTGGAACTCTTAACAATATTGGTGGCATAATAAATGGTCGCAATGGAAGCTCGTCATCTGCTGCTTCGTCTTCATCACGTCCCTCGGGTGTACAAACGCTAAGCGCAGCAAATCATCATCCCCGTGGCGGTGTTATGAATGGTTCGGCACGAATCCTGCGATCCGGCGTTAGTGGTGGGGCTGAATTAATGATGATTGATCCAAACCATCCGCCACATAGCCAACATCAACGCGATTCGTCCGAAGACCAACGAGAGATGCCATCGCATCCACATCGTGGTGGTGCTGGTGGTGGAGGACCTGGCGGTGGTGTTGGTGGTGCACCAATGAAAGCCTTGAACTATTATCGCGATTGTCAATTGGAACGAAGCAATAGTGCTGCAGTGCACCAATATATTCTACAGTCTGACGACGACATGGTGATTGGTAGTAATGCAGAGCGTACGAATTTGATTAACAGCAGTGGTTCTCGGAGCGGCGGTGGGGTTGACGGCATGAGCATGGGCATTGGTCCATCGGGTGGGGGTGGCAGCAGTGGAAATGGTGGCGGTGGGGGCTGCTCGTCATCAGGCATAACAAGTAGCACTAGTGGGGGTAATTTAACAGACAATGGCAGCGCTAATTTAGTTACTGCTGATCGTGGAAACAATAACTGTGGCACCGGCACCACTGGCAGCTCAGGTATGGGTAGCAGCAGTGGTGAAAGTGCCAACAGTGGTAGCATGTTAGTTGCAGAACACGGTTTTGTTCGTTTTAGGGCATTAGATGATATAAATAATGCTCAAGGCGTTGGCATTCATAATGCTTCAATTCGAACAACAAAGACTGGAGGCAGGAGTAAAGATAAGCAACGTTATGCTAGTAATACATAG